CTTGCCCTCAGGATCTGAGCAATGTCTCTTCACTCCTCCATGTTCTCAAGGTTAGGGTCTGTCCTATGCCACTCATTCAACAGCACCAGGGACACACACCAGTGGTGAAGGAGAGGACTGACTGGCAGGGCGGCCTCCAAGGCCGGGGCCATATCCGTGCCATTCTACAGAGCCAGCCCAACTGCTTTCACCTCAGCTCCTAAGTGACACCGGTCATCCTGCTCTTCCCTCAAGACCCTACCCTTTCCTGGCACCACTTGCTCCAGTGTCTTTCTTTCCCACGCCTCTTTCCCTCCTAACCTCCTtttctccttcccttctttcttaAAACAATTTTTCCAAAGCGTAACTTACAATAAGGGTTCACAAGTctggtgtgtttgtgtatatacgaTGAGTACGTCCATGTACTGTCCCCCAGAGGACAGAGAACGTTCCCAGCACTCAGAAGTGGGCCTTGCCACCGTCCAGTCCTCCTGTCAGTACTCCCACGACCTCCATTCTGACTCTCTCACTGTAGATTATGTCTGTCTGGCTCTGACTTCATGCGAATAAAGTTAGTTTGCTCTTCGCGCTTGGCAGCTTTCTGTCCTGACACTCCCATGAGTCGTGACAGGCTCTTCTCCTCGCTCTTCTCCTCACTCTTCTCCCACTCAGGTGGGTACCCCTGAAGTCTGGGGTATCTGAATCTCCTCATTTTACCTCCTGACCACTGTCACACCCACCTAACTTTCAAATGTGAACCCCCAGCCCAGTCCTTGGGCCTCAACTTCACAGCCACTGCCTACTGGATTCCCTGCTGGAGGACTCCCAGCAACAGGGTTTTTCCAACAAAACATTCCCTGCCTTGTTGATCCCCAATCTCCACACCTCCACTCCCCGGAAGCCAGACTATCATCCAGGCTGTCATCCTGGAGCCTCTCTCCTCCCCCTTGCTCTGTCACCAGCTTATGTTCCTTAGGCCTTCATAATATCCCTAGGACCCACTCCTCCGCACTCACTGCCATTGCTCCCAGACCCTTGTTATCTCTCATCATAAATCGTCCCTTCCCACCAACCTGTCCTCCACACTGGCATAACAGGTTCAAAGAAAACACTGGATTCAGTGGCTGCCCCCAACACTTACACTTGCTGCTAACCAGCCAGAGTCCAAGTTCTCTTTGGGAAGGGCCCCAGGAAGGGTCTTCCTGGGCAGGCCGGAGCATCCTGCCCTGAAATGATCCTACATTTCCTCTCTCCTTCTCACCCCACAGGCACACCCAAGATGCACCCATGTGTCAGCATGTCCTCTTTCCACAAGCCAAATGGCCTTCCCACCAACTCAGGCCACATGCAGTCTAAACAGTATCCCCTGGGGACATCCCTGCCACCCTCCTCTTGCCTTCCTGGgtcctgggcctgcctctggtctGTTCTGGTGCACTCTGGCTGTGCTCATCATTCCGTGCACCTTGAAGTCCAGGGGAAAAGTCACCCTTCTCTGCTCTCCCCTGCCCCCCACAGAATCTGCTGGACAGTCAATGAGAACAACTGGCTTGTGCTTCGAAGGTTACTGATGAGGAAGCCGGGACAAGCCCCCAGTCTGACACGGGGATAGGATGACTGGCCTTGGGTAACCTTGGACCTGCTCATGGAAAAGCCCTGCAGGAAAGGACAAACAGGGTACCTGATGATGACCCCATAAgagaggtacacacacacaccaaaaaaaaaaaataaaatactgtggGGAACCAGTGACATCAGGAACAAGAGCCCAACAAGACTTCAAAGCACAACTCACAAGGGGCCAGGTCAGCTGGTGGCACTAGCAAAACGCAGTCCCAAGCTGCCCAAGTGTGAGGCCAGAGGCACGACTGACTATCTTCTCAAGTGGAGTCAGGCTATCCCTTCCGTTTCTGTCACCATCCACCCAGATTCCAGAGCACACTGAAGTTCCTCTAGGCCCAGAGTGCTGCAAAGCCAGCAAATGTCCCCACCACACATTTGTATTCTCAAAATACATCCATAACAGCATGGTCATACAGTATTTCTGAATTTGTCAAGAAAGCAGATCTCACCTCTGGCCTCCTGGGTTCTGGGGCCTGAAATTCCACCTTGAGGAATGCTGCGTTGGTTTAGAGGTTCTGTCTTGGTTGTAACTCATCACATGCATAACTGATCAGGAaaagaaacacacaaaaaaatgcttgATGCCCAGGAACAAGTAAATCTCCCAGCAGGGACACAGGAAGTCCTTACTATGTCATAGTCTTTCTCTTCCCACTTTTGCTGTGGCCACTGGACAGGAGCCTGGGCACGCTGGCTCTTGGGGCACTGAGATTGCAGACAGACCTGGAGGAGGGCTCACATCCATCACTTGGCAGGAGCAAGGCCACTCACACCCAAGGTGCAAAGGATCGGAATGACCTACATCACACTACCATCCTGACCTACCCAAGACTCGCCAGAGGCCATGCCTCCTCAGGACCCAAAACCTCCTCAAGGCAGCCCAAACTCACCTGGGCTACCTATTCCTGAAGTTTATCATCCCTGCCACAGGACACACTGGTCTAAATGACACACCTCAGTCCACCCGCCAACAATGAGGACTTACTGCCGCTCCTGCAGCACGTGTGGCTTCTTCTCTGGCTCTGTTCTCTCCCAGTGCTCAATGAATGGTCCCAACTCAGGGAGCGGTGGTAGGCAGGCACACATAAAGTTAGAGAATGATTTTCCAAATGACTGCTTCAAGaggatgtcattccagagaaaagGGAACAGCCACCAAcgacaaacaaaggcaactctgTATGATTGTACTTTAATTAGAATGACAACTAATTGAAAGCAATTTAATGTTGGTtcatgaaaggttaatgaaattcaTGTTTTAGAGATGTTGAATGCAACACAGACTTAGCCAGAAACTCAAATCTAACCTTTATTCTCTTTAATTATTCGGTCAGAATAATTTCCTGGGACCAGGTTTAGTCTTGAGATGGTTCTAATTAAACATCAATGAACTTTGAAATCAACATCAACTCATTCAGCTGCAAGTCAATTTTCAAATTAATGTGCTGTATAGCATGGAGGTTTGGTAGCCTAAACACAGAGCGGGGGTGGGTATTAATACCATGAAGTATTAATGGATTCTGGAACATCATGCCTCCGGGGGCAAGGCACTTCCATAATCTGTGGGGGCTGAGACTGACTGAGCAACCAGGAAGCATCTCTCTTAGGGCTCCACACGCACAATGACTTAAGCTGGCAGAGCCAGACCTTTGAGCAGACCCTGGGCCCTGCACCTTCACCCTACCCTTGCCTAACTGCCCCAtccccatttctctctctctccttttaggATTAGTGAATGTGTGAAGAGCCCTCTGCCTGATGAATGCCCTCAGAAAGACCCCAATTTCAGCACATACTTCCTGACACTTCACCCTGGCACCAGGTACATTCCTGCATAGCCTCAACCTCCACTTTTCTGCCTTGGAAAACCCAGGCCCCTAACTTACCTGTTTTTCCTTGTAGCTGTGCCGAGGCCCTACTGCACTGAGCACCTGTCGTCTTCCTAAAACTTTTCCCCACTAACTGGGAGGTAAGGCCATCCTTCTTACAGCCCAAGGCTGCTTCAGTTGGCTTCCATGAGAAAGTGATATTTACAGTCAGCAAAGATTCCAATCTGGCTAGAACACACTGGGCAGCGTGAAGGACCCGTGCTTTGGCCCTGAAGTAAAGCCAtgtgatgaacaaatgtcagtgaCCAGAGACAAAGTCAGGGCAGGGGAATGCAAGAAGTCCCAGGTAGAATGTGTCAGAacacaaggggaaaaaaatgttatCTAAAGAATAGTgttccgggctggggatgtggctcaagcgcactcgcctggcatgcgtgcggcccaggttcgatcctcagcaccacatacaaagatgtcgtgtccgccgataactaaaaaataaatattaaaattctctctctctctctctctctctctctctccctttctcactctctttaaaaaaaaaaaaaaaaaagaatagtgctcctgggctggggctgggactcagcggtagagcgcttgcctagcatgcgtgaggtcctgggttcgatcctcagtgccacataaagacaaataaataagataaaggcattgtgtccaactacaactaaaatatatatatatatatacatatatacatacacacacacatgctattCTTAGTCATTCTGCTCAGCCCATTCTCCATTAGCATTTTGCAAGCAGTTCCCTTGGAAATCAGCTCTCACAGACCCAGACCTGAGCAAGCAACATCTAGTCCCAATCCCAACACAGCCTGCAGCAGCACCACAcaccagcaacttgggagccaCACAAAGGCCAGGAGTTCAAGTTCAAGCTTATGCAAGTGACAGCTGTGAACAGTAGAGGAGACCGCAAATGATCTGTCCACTCCCCTCCTAACTCAGGAGGTGGCTAGTGTGACATGAGCTTTGTTCCACCCAGGGACAACCTGCTGTAAAGCAACCAAACCCTACCAGTCACGGGCACTCTCACACAGGAACACGTGAGGGCTGGCTATAGAGCTCCTCCATACAACCCTGAGACTCACAGGCACCCTCCAAAGGACCCGGAATATgctttttaaaggagtttcctgaaatacaATCTCCAGGCCTACTTATCAAAGGCAAGGCTGGTTGTTATTCACTTTTGAGGCCCAGGCATCTGAAATGTCTGGGAGGAGAAACAAGGATGATAATCAATGAACCTGACAGAAGACCAAGGGCAAGGCTCCACTTCTCAACCAAATCCCGACATAGGCAGTCTGTGGCACATGATCAGTGATCCAACCTAGGATGGATCAATCAAAATATCAAATAAGTATATCATTCACCAGGACCATACAATGTCAGAAATTCTCACAATCAATTATTAATGCCAAAGGTGTCATCTCTAGCTATTGCTGATCAGTGGGTCAGAAAGTGAGAGGTCTGGAAAGCTTCCCACCATCTGAAAAATCAGAAAGATGCCTTGAGGGTTACAAACCTCAACATCATACACACCAGGAAAGCCTACCCAAgccacacaaagaaaaaaaagtagacaAAAAGTTGGCCAATGTCCTAAAAGCCAAAGCCATGCATTGAAAGCTTCATACCAAAGTAACAAAGGATGAGGCAGGGAGAGGGAAGGCTAATCAGAAACTGAAAGAAGTCAGGCTGACAGAAAAACGGAGGGGTAAGTGGTTACTTCTTAAAACAAATGTAAAGTAGCCACTTTCtatcttttttaaaagtatttttaggtgtagataggcccaatatcttttaatttatttatatggtgctgaggatcgaacccattgactcacacatactaggtaagtGCTCACCCACTCAGccaatcctcagcccttttttagtgtttagagatagggtcttgctaagttgctgaggctggctttgaacttgcaatcctcttgcctcagcctcccaagtctctggaattacaggtgtatgccactgtacCTGGTTCCAGAAATTATACTTATTGCAATTATTTAAACAGGAAAATTTTTAGATGGCAAGCTTAAATAGGCAAAGGATTAAAGGCATGTGTAACCACGCTCAGCTTCTATCTGTATTTCTTAttgtgtactttaaaaaaattctttgaaaatatatatttatagctttttgcttttttttttctttgcccttttttgggggttgggggcagTTCTGGGCATTGAACCAGGGTTTCAAGCATGTGGAAAGCACTCTACTATTTAAATACAGCTAGGGagcccagtttttattttttttttgaaatgaagtcttgttaagttgctgaggctggcttcaaacttgcaatgctCTTGCATCACCATCCcagatagctgggattacagatatcacCAGAGCCTAGCTCTGTTTGCCTATTTAAGCTTACCATCTAAAAATTTTCCTAAATTTAAATTGCAATAAGTAATTTctagagctgggcatggtagcacacatctgtaaatccaacagttcaggaggctgagaacagGAAGATCTCAGGTTcaagggccagcctcagcaacttagtgagaccctatctataAATAATTATTTACTGGGGATGTAGATCCGTGGTAAACtgcccgagttcaatcctcaatgATCCACCCCCGAGAAAAAAGAGAAGTATAATTTGTTGTATAATAAATATTGGCTAAACTATTAAAtcatttataaatgtattcaGTGGGATATAAATACCACTGCAAATGGATACCTACCTTAATttagttaaaaatataaatgtctggtggggatgcagcttagtggtagagctcttgccgagTATAtttgaagctctgggttcaatttccagtaccacaaaaaaaaaaaaaaaaaaaaacgtagaaAACAAATGTCTATTTGTCTTATTCCATTCTCTGTTGCTATAGCTGAAAaccacagactgggtaatttataaagtctTTATTCTACTCAGAGTTCTGAAAGCTGGGAAGTTCAAGAGCAGGTAGCCAGATTATTGAGGCCCttcttgctagtgggactgcagatATCCAAGAAGGGGGGCATCACATGGCCAGACAGCATCCCAGCTCAGGTCTTTCCTCCTTTTCTTAAAGCCACAGTCCCACTGGATTAGGGATCCATCCTTACAGTCTCATTTAACCTTACTTATCTCCTCATAGACCTCCTCCAAACACCACAGTTTCACCTTCTTAATTACTTCACAATGAGGATTAAATGTCAACCTGAGTTTGGATGaggacattcaaaccatagcactaGAAGGGTCAGAAATTTTCTTCTTGAATTTGAATTTCTATTTCATTCTCCCACCTagaatttttacccccaatatccTACCCTAATATTTTAGATTTCAAACCCTACtgatcccagcaacttaggaggctaaatcaggaggatcccaagttcgagaccagcctcagcaacttagcaagaccttgtctcaaaataaaaaataaacagagctgggatgtagctcagtggtagaatggccCTGTGTTCATTACCAGTATTGGGAAAAGAGGTCACCATCTTTGTTATGGCAAGATACAGATCACCACCTTATATATAACATTCTACCACTTTCAGCATTAATACACAGTAAGTGAAGTCTACCAGTCATGACAGCATAGGAAATTAGTGTTTTAAAGTGAATTGTGCATTACAGGTACATTTCACTAAGGAACAAGCAGGAATCTTATAAGGAACCATATGGTAATTATTAATATGCTATTAGACTCCTATTGCTTGACTTTGAGGAACCATTTTATAAAGATTACCTGGTgcctaattaaacaaaaaagaaattagaCTCAGGTTTAAGATGCCTCTGGTGTCCTCCAATTATTCTGAAAGGTCATTTAATTTAAAAGAACTTCAAACTTGTAATTTTTCATTCACATATTTATTCCATAGTCAAAATAAACCATAATTTAAAGCCATAACAAGTCTTTAAGAGATAAAGTAGAATCTGTGGCACAGATGCATTAACAAGACAGACACCAATCTGAAGTGCAACACTAAACAAGTGTTCTCTGTTCCCATGATGGAGTATACAACAATTACACATAAAATTTCACTAAAGATCTGGGATGAGGCATATAACCCTTTGAAATAAACTGCCCAATGAATACAGGCAGGCTGCAAATAATTGCTATTAACATTTTGCTGTAAGATGGAAAAATTCCCAAGGTGACTACTGACTCAAACCCCTCATTTCATGCACCTGGCCTTAGATTCCATCTTCCATTCTCAGTCACATCCAAATCCAGAAAGGCTTCTGTGCTCCATGCTTAAAAATGCATTCCCAAGTCCCAGAGGACCTCAGCACAGACTTATGTTAATGAGCCTGTGTGCAACCTTCATCCAGAACCTCCAGGGAATCAGGAGCTCCAAACCACAGTGCAGTGTGTGTCTTTAAACAACAGTTTTAACTGTCAAATGAGCCTGACATCTGACAGGCCATATGCATTTCATAAGCAAACCAAAATATTGTCTTcatatctttctcttttttattttttgaaaaaatgttaagTAAATCATCCAAGTGGGGGGAACAATGAAATTTCAAAGggtttatgcaaaaaaaaaaaaaaaaaaatacagtcctCTGTAGCCTAACTCATTTGTttttgggctgtgaagccatataGAGGGCAATCAGGCAGTAGATGGTCCCTCCCACAGTCAGCGCCATGGTGGTCCGGTAAAGCATTTGGTCAGGAAGGCCTCGTTTCAGATGGACGGGCACGCCATCAGATTTCTTGAAAGCAAAAATTAACAAGGACATGGTTATAAGAAAAAGAGATTACAATTTTAGGCTAATAAAGAACAAATTTGTCTACTGTGAAACTATCCGTAAACATAGAACAATGGAAAAACCCTAATCCATGAGAATGCTCACTGACTAAAACACTATTATTCTCTAAAATGTACCTAAAGTTTATATATCTAAAGTTATTCTCCAAAATAAAGCCTGAAGCAATAGCACACAACATATTCCAAATTTCTAAGGCATTTTTCATATATTACTTAACCAGGAAAAGAGCACTGGGgagctttttaaaaagcaaaagcaatAACAGCTAAACAAAAAGTGCAAGCTCTAGAAACGCTCCCCAGGAATCCTGTGTTTATAGTTTGGCTTCTAATCATGAGGGAACCAAGTCAGAGCACACCAGTTCAATGTATAGGTTCAAGTCCACTTTGTATTTAACTGTATTCAAATAGTTAAGGCCCCATTTACTAATAAGACTCCACAAGATGTTTAATTCACTAATTTGCAGCCTCCATCATTTCTGCCCTCCCCCACTGATCTCAAGATTCCAAATGCCCCCTTAAATCTTATTTACTAGAAAAAGGAATTGAACTGATCAAAAAGTACTCTCTCTCTAAGATGGCCTTAATCTAGACATATTTTTCAGAAGGGGGAAAAAGGAGCAGTAGCAGACTCTGTCACTCCTATGGCATCTGTGATATAGTCATTTCTCAATTATCTGTAAGTAGATTAAGAATATCTGAAATTTCAATTCTGGCTTCTCCCTGTTCATCAGCTAACCCAAGAGGATCTCCTCTATTTCCATTAATAGTTCACTGAATTTTATTATCAAGCaagcaaaaaataattaaaacttgTTGCCAAATGTCACCGCATGTGTTACAAACACAAATACACAGGCTATTGCTTTCTGTATGCAATGGATGACCAAGAGCCATTCTACTATCTATATAGCTGGAAAGCCCGAGTATATTTAAAAGCTGATGAGAACAGTAACCACCTTTCCCTTTCTtatacatatctatctatataaatttCTATTCGCTTCTGACTCAAACTAAAAGCAAGGGAATTCTatgtaaagaaagaaaaggttggggggctgaggctgtagctcagtggtaaagtgcttgtctcatatgtgtgaggcacagggttcaatcctctgcaccacataaaaataaataaagatactgtggttcatctacaactaaataaatattttttaaaaagaaaagaagaggtaGGGTAGTAAGCTAGACTAAGACTCAAGTTTCAAAAGGAATTTTTTTAAGCCTGCTTATTTCATAGGCTTCTCTGTTCCTAAGTGTCATCCCTCACCTGGAAAAACTTCTGTAGCTCTGGAACCTTGTTCTTCCCAGCATAATCATAACCAGTGGGACTAGAAGTCAGTTTAGTAGGTGTGGCAAATATGATAGGTGGTGCTTCTGTGGAAACCACTGGCCTTAATCCCtgcagagaaaaagagaaaaacagtaaGTTGCAAGTATGTCTGGGCATCTGAACAAAACTTTCAAGGAGCACGCTGTCTGGAGAAGCGATTCATCTACACTCGAAGGATAGGAAAGGGATCTCTCCAAGCCTGAATTAATAGGTCTTTAGTTGGTCCTCAAACAAAATACCTTAAGCAGTTTTTCCAGAGCAAAACTCTATCAAGAACTCCCTACCAGTAAGATAGGAAAGACAACAAAGACCCAATCTCAGCTTCCAGAAATAAATACAGTAAAACATAATCTTTATGAACTTTTAGTTAGACTTCATAAGGGACCtcactgccccttctctcccctgGGTGACCTAATGGACTAACACAGTATGTTAGTAACGGACATTAATGTTATGGAATAATAGCAGCTAATTATCAATCTGGCTATTGTTATGTTCCACATTTTGCAAGCATTACCTCACTTAGTCCTGTCAGCAACCCATTCCCATTTAACAGAGGAGAAAACTGGATCACAGAAGGTAACTTGCCTGAAGtcacaaaatgaaaacaaagagccAAGTTTTAAAATTCAAGCCTCTATAAAGTCCAGAGCCCTGGCTTTTTGCATTCCACTACTCATACCCTACATTTCCATCCACCATTGCTTAAAAAACACAATCCATTTTGGTCTGTAAGGTGTGGCCCTACATTTAGCATGTAATACTCaagtagagacagggactcaggagtcagagataaaaaaaataaaaaaaataaaaaaggccctGCTACTGTGATAACAaggctttatttgaattggagaatATTAGGTCCTCCTTTCTATCATTCTGTGAGCTCACTGTATTGTCTCCTAATGATTATTCCACCTTGAATGTAGAAATTTAAAAGTACTTTCTACCAAGCATCTCCAAAATGCAAATTCATATTTGGACAGGACTCATGTGAAAACATTTTTAGAAAGGATTATACCTAACTTTGTGTTTGCTGACCCATTCAGTGACTCAAAACTACAACAAAGCTTTTGAGCAGTACCATCTGAAAACGGGAGTATCAACCATATTAACAATTTTAATTCAATATTTCCATTTATAATATTAGAAAAGTTCGGAATACAGAATTTTAAAGTTACCTATAATCTCATTTTATCCTATCAATAATTGTATATTCTCCCCAATCTTTTTACATATGCTTATTTGAATAACTTTATTGTCAGGCTGGAGCTGTGGTTagtggcaaagcgcttgcctatcccatgtgaggcactgggttcaatccttagcttcacataaaaaataaattaaataaaggtatgttATCTATCtataattactttaaaaattaaaaaaaacctttATACTCAAACCTTTATACTCAAAATCCTACATtcagcttttttcttttcttttcttttggtaccagggattgaactcaggggcagtcgaccactgagccacatccccagccctattttgtattttatttagagacggggtctcactgaattgcttagagcctcacttttgctgaggctggctttgaactcaagatcctcctgcctcagcccctcaaaccattgggattagaggcatgcactaCAGCACCTGGTCCTCTTATATTCTACTTTGTTTACTGTGTCTCCCCCTATTTCAATGACAGCCCCCAAGATTCTGGCATGTGTTGTTCATTGCTTCTATTTCCCAAGACTTAGAAAAGCAACTGGCACGAGAGCACAtccactaaatatgtttttaatgtGTAAGTCAGCTAAGGAAGGCTATAGCTTTACCAGACTTAAATAAACCAAAGTCATGTTCATCAGCACTTGGCAGAGGTTCCACACCTCCCACAGCAAGGATGAAACAACTGAAAGCTGTTCTTAAAGTAAGTGGACCATAAATCAAGTAGAAATCACAGACTTTACTTTTTAACACTGAATCTCCCAGCTATTTACATAATCCCTACATCCAAAATTGATTAAGGGCCATTCAACCCTAATCATGTACAGTAATTAGGTTCTTcctagtctatttttttttagatgttgatggatctatagtttattcatttatttatatgtggtgctgagaattgaacctagtgctttgcacacgctaggcaagtgctttaccacttatccacaacctcagccccatctAGTCTATCtgctccaaaaaagaaaaaaaaaaaaaattgtaggggagaagtgctggggattgaacccaggacttcaaagatgctaagcaagcattcaaCCCATGAGCTCCCCTAGTCCCTAActgctccatttttttttttttttttaaggagaaaggTAAACATGATTTTTTCCCCAAAAAGTTGACtgaaccaaatttttgttcttctaatttttaGGCTTGGAGAGTAGGGTGGAGAAATAAAAGAATTATcccaaatttttaaatgttagaaACCAATGAAGCTTTCACTTTGATTTAGAACTGGAAACTAGTTTCAGTCTGCATTGCCTCATTATGTTTTTCCTCttcatggtgctggggatggaacccagggcctgtgtgaCACCCCTAGCCCAACTCTACTAATTTCTAACTGCAAGCTGGACATCAATGCCTTCAGGTCCCTCTAACACCACACTGAGCATGTTCAAAATTCACCTACCAGCCCACTCAGGAGCTCCCTGTCTGTTGAAAGCACCACCATCCTCCCATTTCGCAGTGGTCTTAGAGTCTTCCTTCCCCATCCCCAACATCTCTCTCACCAACAAGGACAAACTACTGTAACTTTCTGCATTAAGTTGCTAAGTCCCTACTCATTTCTCACAAAATTAAGTCCTATCATTCTAGCCCCTTCATGATTACCTCTATCCTCCATAGCCAAGCTTATCTTCTCAATGATTCTCTTCCACCCCTTCCCTTTCACAGGTCTCTTTCCCTGGAATATCATTCTGCCATCCTAGCTAGGAAAATAATTACTGGGTCATATAGTAAAATTATGTTGCCCTTTttagaaactgccaaactgtgtTCCAAAGTGGctacaccattttacattctcacTAGCAGTGTCAGAGGTTTCCAGTTTCCCTATGTCCTCACCAATACTTCTTGCTATTGTCTTCCTTTCTGATTATAGATCTTCTGGCAGATGTGAGGTGgaatttcattgtggttttgatttgctttttccTCATAACTAATGATGTTAAGattcttttcatatgtttattagcCTTGATTTATTTTTGGCACAGGACACAGAAAGGTAAGGAAAACCTTTTCAATCAACCATTGGAAAATACCCTCCCAACAACTACTTGCCATCAAGTTGACTTACAAGTCTCTGTGCTACTGTTACAGAACCAGCTTTTCCATATCAGGTTATTTAATGCATGTTAGGTTATTCACTTTACATAATAA
Above is a genomic segment from Callospermophilus lateralis isolate mCalLat2 chromosome 14, mCalLat2.hap1, whole genome shotgun sequence containing:
- the Cox7a2l gene encoding cytochrome c oxidase subunit 7A2-like, mitochondrial isoform X1, translating into MGFGSLQPAGKLPSVIQFSPLLNGNGLLTGLSEGLRPVVSTEAPPIIFATPTKLTSSPTGYDYAGKNKVPELQKFFQKSDGVPVHLKRGLPDQMLYRTTMALTVGGTIYCLIALYMASQPKNK
- the Cox7a2l gene encoding cytochrome c oxidase subunit 7A2-like, mitochondrial isoform X2, producing the protein MYYKFSGFTQKLTGAWASEAYSPQGLRPVVSTEAPPIIFATPTKLTSSPTGYDYAGKNKVPELQKFFQKSDGVPVHLKRGLPDQMLYRTTMALTVGGTIYCLIALYMASQPKNK